The Muribaculum intestinale genome includes the window AGTGCATAATAGCACTGTTGTTCCAACTCTCGATTGTATCATCATTGATACCTTTATATGTTTTGCCGATAGAATAGAGCATGACATTGCTGATGTCTTGTGCCGCTTCGTCCTTCGGCAGAGCAAGTATGCGGTCGATGACCTCACGGGGCAGACAGCTGTAATTATCAGGCGAAAGCAGCTCATCCGCTATAAACTGATTCTTGACGGAAAGCGTCTGAGGATAGTCGGGGTATTGATAGGTGTATTTTTCATCGGGATGACGGTCTGACTCCTCTTGCCATTTGCTCATCCCTTCAAACGCTTTCTTTATGGTCTCAGAGTCGATTTTGGATAACGGAGAGTATTCATCGTCATCATCACTGTCGTCCTCGTATTCCTCTCCAAAAGGCATGACATATTCAAAATCATCGCCAAGGTTTTTCTTCAGTGTATGGTAATATGGCATTTCCTTTCTGTCAGGATTGACAACAAGAAAATGTTTGCCGTTTTTACCGAAATCATATTCAATCAGCGGTATGTCATCCGTATCCTCTTCCAGAATATATCCGGCCGGATCAAACTCTTTTGACGGTTTAATGCCACCTTCCTCAGCGAAAGCCATTGCTCCATAGATAATGTTGTGGGCTTCATTATAACTGATTTCTTCAAGTCCCATCCCGTTTTTATAATTGTCAAGGTACTGTTCAAAATCATACGGAGTTATATTTTCATGGTACCCGGCATCCTTTACGCCGAGACAGAACGTATCGACAAGAAAGGATCCCATAACCAGATTGCCGCTTGGTCGCATTCGGGTAACGATGACATGAGCCATTCCGGATTCCTGCCAATCAGGAGGAGCGATATAACATTTGCCAACTGGCAGGGTTCGCGCTTTTTCACGCATGAACCGATATGGAGAAAGTGCGGGCTGCTTTTGTCCCTTGCTTTTATTCTTGGATTTCTTCTTAGCCATAATAGTTGGATATGTTGTTATTGATGAAACAAATTTGAAAGAGAGATTGATTACCGTTCCATATAAATTTTCTAAAAGTAAGTCTTGACGGCGAAAAGGAATTGGTCGATGAAAATGTGTTTGAAAACGGCGATGTTGTTCTGCTCGTAGAACATTAGCATTGCCTTTTTGTAGTCAATCGAATCCACTGTGCGGAATGAAATCGGGCAATAGCCGTTGGCGATTAGAATGCCGTTGCTCACTATTCGTGCTGTACGTTTGTTACCGTCGGTGAACGCCTGAATATAGCTGAGTAAAACGAGCGCGAGCAGGGCTTTCTCAAAGATATTATTCTTGCCGTTTATTAGTCGCACGGTATCTTCAAGAGCCTCGCGAATCTGAAACTCATTGTCGAGGGGAGTGTAGTTGGTTCCGGTAATACCTACTCGGCGGTGACGGATATTTCTCTCAACACCTAATTCTTTTGTTAGTAGGGCATGAATCTCCTCGATACGGGCGACAGTCAAATCTTTAAGATAGTCTGGCACATCGAGAATAAAGTCGAGCGCATCCTTGTGATTGAGTAGCATCACGGCTTCCTCCTTGGTCTTTCCGCTTGCCGTTTGTTTCTCTTTCAGCAGCCTTTCAGTTTCAAGTAAAGAATAAGTGTTGCCCTCTATCTGCGAAGATTTCCATGACAAATCGATTCCGAGACGTTCCATCTCTTTGCGATATTCCAACTCGGACATCTCCGAGAGATGCTGACGGAAGACTTGCTGTGCGTCATCAAGCCGTTGCAGTTCCTCATCGGAGAATAAATCCACCTTTGGAAGAATTTCATTTATGAGCTCAAAATTGAACGACTCCTGCACCTGACGCTCGTCGATATCCTTGTCAAAGTATGTGTCAAGGTTCAGCTCCATAGTCACATGAGCCTGCGGAGTAAGTCTATAACGAGTAGCCGGACCACGACCGACAACCTCTATGTGTCCTTTAGCGACGCCATCGGCAATCAATCGTTTGAGTGTTGCCGGACTTGGTGTATTGGTCAATGACGAGCCTATTTCAGCACGTGATGCCTCTGGATTGTAGTGAAGGAACTGAAGGATTTCAATCTCTTGATTCATATCTGAAAGTTTTATCGGCTCAAAATTGCTAAAAATTATTGGATTATCGGCTCAATTCGAGCCGATTTTTGCCATACTTGCACGTGATTTGAGCCGATATATTCATAGTGTCTATGACTTATGATGTCTTACTCTTTGCATCTTTTTAACTTTGTCATCGTATGTATATGGTGATTCCGGGAGTTCCAGTATTAAAGATTCCCAACTTGTAGCCAATGGTTATTTGTAAGTGTCACCATGATGATATTTATATCCTATATATGGGTATAATATTCCATAAAATGATATTTGCAAATTTGGACATGAAATATCGTACAACCAAATTTATTGCGTCTTAATTGAAATTCCTTTTGTAATATGGGATAGTTCGAAATGTGTTTCTTCCTTTGATTATAAATTCTATCTGTTCGCATCCTTATTATACAAAGTTAACTATAATAATCCGATTATCGAAGGAAGATACAGAGTTTTTCAAATTATTATTGTAAATTTGCACTTACTTGTTGAATTCTAAGCAAGTAGAACAAAGCTAGTAAAGTGATTATATGTCAAAGAAACAAGAGAAGCAATATAGTATTTCCATATCGACAGAAGATTTTACTTACGACACCAAGAACAATATAGTTCAAATGGTAGATTCAGAAGGTAAAACTGTAGCTGTAGATACATGGAAATATGCTATATATTTCTTTGAAAATATCCAAAGGAAAGATATTTCAGAGCATAGTGTTTATCTTGATGGACTCCGACTAGATAAATTTGTAGAGATTTTCATAAAAGATAAAAACCATCAAAAGATTTGCACATTCTTGACCGATGATTATTCATGTTTTCTTCATCATGAGATGCTGGAAAAGTATGGTACATATATAAATTGGGTAGCATTATATGGACTATGTGCCTATATACGAGAGATAATCAATCGTAGATATGCACTTTTACTAAAACCTACACTGAAAGATACTGTTGAAGAGATAGGAGGTCTGGATAATCTTGAAAGCGTAACCTTCAATCTTAAAAATGGTAATAAACACAGTACAGATTTCTGTGAGGTTAAGAAGTTAATAGTTAATTCCCTTGAAGGGAGTGATATGTCAATGGTTGGTTTTGATCGGTTAATAAAGAAAATTGATGTTTACACTAAAGAATATGGGCAGATTGAGTTTGTACGTTATATCTCAAAATTCTTGCATAACTATTTCGGTTCTGTAAAACGAAGAAAGAATAGTTACCTTACAACGACAGAACAAAAGTTGGTCTGTTATCTTCTTAAGTTTTTTGATTTTTCTCCTGAAATTGTAACGGAATCCCGATTTAGACAACTTTTCAATAATAAGTATAAAGCGGTTGACCACATAATGCCTCTCATTATTCCTGGTTTATTAGAAACGAAGCTAAAATTATACATAGAGTTTATTCCTTATAGCATTTGGAGCAAAGGTAATATAAACCCTCTTAAAGAAAATGAATTGCATAAAGAGGCTTCCTTAACAAACTTCACTATGAATATGGGGGAAATGCCAGATGTCTCTGTACTAATAAATTTGATAGATGGAATAGCAGGGAAATGAGCCATATTCTGTTAATTATTGATGGGCGGAAGAAACTAACAGTTTGTTTCTTCCGCCTATGATTTTTTACGTGTAGTTTTGCATCGTCAAACAATTTGATGTTAAACGTTAATTGATAGAAATTATGAAGTCTGAAAGAATTTCCAAGATCAAAGAGATTGTATCTATTAGTATGAGAGAAGATGGTTGGACACCAATGTCAACCATTGGTTCGAAACTTAAAGCTCACGGTATCGACATCAAAGACGATGGTTTCGGTAAATTGAAACCTTTCTTTGAGTCATTAAGCGAGTATTTTGTTATTGGAATTGATGAACAAAGTAGTTTGCCATTGGTAAAGTGTTGTGATATGGCGTCTACAACTTCCATTTCTAATACAAAAAAGAACTCGAATTGTTATAAAAAAGAAATGATGCATTTAACTCAGTGGGCGAATATAAACCAAAAGAGTGCAATTGAGACATTAAAGAACATGGCACTTCCTGAACGTTGGACATACAATGTAGAGGATGAAAATTACCCAAGTCCAATTCTTGCAAAGTACTTGAAATGGACTTTTGTAAAACTTATGAAGGAGGACAAAATCCTGTATTCAAATGACTATGCCTCTTTCAATACAGGATTGGTAGATAAGTTCTACAAACCGATTTATGCGGTTTTCGATAAAAACAAGTTCAACAAACAACCGTGGCATTTTATAGACTTTTGTGTGGCAGGAAGTAGTACTGTTGCTGCAAGAAAGCTAACGGATAACTTTTCTCATCTACCAGAAAGAGCATCATATATTCAAAACTATGATGATGTGATTTACGACACTTCACTCCCTGTTGATGTAAATTGGGAACACATCATCTTGGAAAACATAGACAGAATGCCAACAGAACTTCTGCGTCAAGTCTGTTTCGGATCTTTTGACGTCCTTGATCCATCTCAAATTAATGATAACGACAAAGCGCGTTATTACGATGAACTGAGAAATGTTTTGGAGTCAAATCCAATGCGGTTGTCTGTCATTTCGAGTATGATGGGTATGGCGGTTGAAACAGCAAAACATCGAGTAGCTTGGAATTATAAGACAGCAATACCTGTGTATTATCCTACAGACGACTCTGTGCATCTGATCTTGCCTTTGGCATTAAACATTAATGAGCCTGAGGAAATATCAATTGCATTGGTAATGACAAAGACACCTTCAGGTCGGTATCGTGCGGTTACAATCTTCACATTAGACATGGCATACAGTAATGCGCGATTGGTTACGAAGCCTTCAAGTGATTGGCTAATTGCAGAGTCAATAAATTCATTGTAAATCATTAGATAGAATAGCAGTAATGGAAACAATAAACAACAAAAGTATGGAATTAACAGGGTTGCGAAAACTCACACAAAACCAACTTATCAATATTATTCTTAGAAAGGATGATTTAGAGAAACAACTGAGTGCAGAAGTGAAGAAACTTCATAAGGCAAATAGACAGCTCACAGAGTTGATAGAAGAAATGGATAATTTAAAGAATCAATAAAATATAGAAATCATGAAAAGAATTACATTAGAAGATTATCTGAAGAATCATGGAAGTATTCATTGTGGCATGAATGCCAAAAGCAATCTTATTGATAAATTGGAAATATACGGATTTGCAAATGCCTGTAAGGATGAAGACATGTATAACGATGTATATGCCGGACTTATTCTCAATGGCATTGTAAACAAGGAACCAAAACGTCAAATTGTTTTGTCCAATTACATTTATCAAGTAACTACTCACTATAGTGGTAAAGAAATTACAAGTGAAGGCATGGCTATTCCTATCTTTCAGTCACTCGTGGTATCTGGATCTGAAGGTCAATACAATATAGAAAACTTGTATGTTCCTTCTTTGGTAGGAAACCAACTTTATCGTAAGATTAAGTCACGTCACGGAAATGGAGTTGTTATTCGTGAATATGACTTAGAAAAAGCGAAATTTCCCTCATATATAAAAGCTATTGAGGGAAAGGCAATATTAAATGCGCCTAAATCACATATTCAAATTATAGACAAAGACGGAGAAATTAAGAGTATTGGCGAGAATATCATGGTAGTATGCCGTTATCTCCATACAGAAACAGGAATAATGTGTTATACGCAGTACAATCTTAACGAAGTATTTGTTGATGACGTACATTGAGCATTTAGACGATAAGTTCAACTTTGGCAAGTTTACAGGATGTTCATTTGCTGAAGTTGTGGAATATAATCCTGAATATATTTCATGGGTAGTTGAAAATGTCAGCGGTGAGATATGTGTATTTGGCGATTCTGTTATAGAAGAACTTAAATTGCTATTTCCTCAGTTTGAAATCTCTCCAGATTTTGAAGCAATGCGAAATCAGCGAATTGCCGAATATGAAGATTGGGAGGAAGACTATAACGAAAATGAGGATTTTGATGAACATGGTTTTTATGATGACTTCGAACCACCTACATATGGACGATATTCCGGATCGTACGCACAGGACGAAATGGGATATAGTGATGATGACATTGACACTATATTTGATGGGGATCCATCTGCATACTGGAACATAGATTGATTATTTCGTCAAAATTCTCCAACACATATAACAAAGAGTCGGTCTCTTCAAATGGCAAACTTCCTCCGAATATAATCGCTAAACTAATTTCAAAAAAGCCTCGTGTCGAATCGTGGCGCGAACATGTCGATGTCGCGTTGGAGCAGACCGAGTCTGCGGGCTTCTGTCCGCCACGATTTCATGGTTGTTTTTACATCGGTTATAATGCGATTGGCTTTCTCCGTTGAAAGCATGTATTCTCCAGCTGATGCCAATAGGATATTGAGGTTGGATTCGCTTGTGGAGCGATTAATCAGCAGACTCTGGTTATCGGAAAGTGTGGGGTTAATGTCGTAAGCTGGAGAGAGTTCCCAACCTTTGCGCGTCAGGAGAAAACCATGATTGCGGAAATGGTCGTCGGAGTTACCGACAATGATGTAGAATGCAACGCGGCGAAATATTTCCTCTAAGTTTTGCTCGACATTGCTGCCGTGCTGAATGATGAAATCGGCAATGTCAGTATAACCGTAGCCGGTTGAAGCATTGTCACCATCAGTTAATCCGAGAAGGGTCAATGCGGAGGCGAAGTGTATTCGCCTCCCATCCCTGTTTCTGTCGAAGCGTTTTGATAGCAGGATGTGATAATCTTCACCGTTTATAGTTCGTGTCTCGGCAACATTCAGTCCTGCCTTTCGACCCATCACATGGCAGAAATGCTCCCATTGGGCAATATCATAATCATCTTTGCGCGAAGGAAATTTGGCAACAGTCAGACTCCCGTCCTCATCAATTACAGATGTCTTCGGTCTTGCACCACCGAGAGAAGTCCCCGGATGTAGCAGCTGTGCCAGCCATTTTTTTGACGGTAATAGATGCTTTTCCTCGCTAAGCTCAATCTCATGTGCAGCATTCATCAACTCTCTGACATTCGCAATTGGCGGCACCCGAAGACTTTCCTCGCAGTTGATGAACTTCCCTCCGGACGTTTTGGTAAACCGAAAACCGCCCATACGTGAAGCGTCATCTATACCCATCAGATAATCGAAAGATGTCAGGCGTCGCACGGCTCTCTTTTCATCGGTGGCTGCAATTTGCTCCCTACGGTTCAGCAATGTGCGTCCCCAACGGTCTGGTAGGGAATCCGAGAAACAAGAGAAAATATCGCGTTCCGGTCGGGTGTATTGGATGCCGGAATAGTTTTGTAAATCCTCACTGAGAAAAACATCTCCATATTTTGCAAGCCATTCTTTATCATACGAAAATCCGTATGTCTCGC containing:
- a CDS encoding DUF1186 domain-containing protein; its protein translation is MAKKKSKNKSKGQKQPALSPYRFMREKARTLPVGKCYIAPPDWQESGMAHVIVTRMRPSGNLVMGSFLVDTFCLGVKDAGYHENITPYDFEQYLDNYKNGMGLEEISYNEAHNIIYGAMAFAEEGGIKPSKEFDPAGYILEEDTDDIPLIEYDFGKNGKHFLVVNPDRKEMPYYHTLKKNLGDDFEYVMPFGEEYEDDSDDDDEYSPLSKIDSETIKKAFEGMSKWQEESDRHPDEKYTYQYPDYPQTLSVKNQFIADELLSPDNYSCLPREVIDRILALPKDEAAQDISNVMLYSIGKTYKGINDDTIESWNNSAIMHSLILLAQLQSDKGLDAVLEIMRQTDEFADYHLGDLTPELLHPALYACGKDNITAIEAYLSQPGLDSYLRSQAPDALAMIIFNQPERRGEIIEVFRRLLNNMVSNLPVQRACDGTFAGFVMSNLMDIDAKELIPEIKATFATDCVNKTIAGDCKNVIKDIELGRGAIHNDKYQIPDIYEQYESLKKFITKPE
- a CDS encoding Fic family protein, encoding MNQEIEILQFLHYNPEASRAEIGSSLTNTPSPATLKRLIADGVAKGHIEVVGRGPATRYRLTPQAHVTMELNLDTYFDKDIDERQVQESFNFELINEILPKVDLFSDEELQRLDDAQQVFRQHLSEMSELEYRKEMERLGIDLSWKSSQIEGNTYSLLETERLLKEKQTASGKTKEEAVMLLNHKDALDFILDVPDYLKDLTVARIEEIHALLTKELGVERNIRHRRVGITGTNYTPLDNEFQIREALEDTVRLINGKNNIFEKALLALVLLSYIQAFTDGNKRTARIVSNGILIANGYCPISFRTVDSIDYKKAMLMFYEQNNIAVFKHIFIDQFLFAVKTYF
- a CDS encoding DUF3825 domain-containing protein — protein: MKSERISKIKEIVSISMREDGWTPMSTIGSKLKAHGIDIKDDGFGKLKPFFESLSEYFVIGIDEQSSLPLVKCCDMASTTSISNTKKNSNCYKKEMMHLTQWANINQKSAIETLKNMALPERWTYNVEDENYPSPILAKYLKWTFVKLMKEDKILYSNDYASFNTGLVDKFYKPIYAVFDKNKFNKQPWHFIDFCVAGSSTVAARKLTDNFSHLPERASYIQNYDDVIYDTSLPVDVNWEHIILENIDRMPTELLRQVCFGSFDVLDPSQINDNDKARYYDELRNVLESNPMRLSVISSMMGMAVETAKHRVAWNYKTAIPVYYPTDDSVHLILPLALNINEPEEISIALVMTKTPSGRYRAVTIFTLDMAYSNARLVTKPSSDWLIAESINSL
- a CDS encoding type II toxin-antitoxin system HipA family toxin produces the protein MKKLYVYADFDWLDNPQLIGELSCDSVRGSETYGFSYDKEWLAKYGDVFLSEDLQNYSGIQYTRPERDIFSCFSDSLPDRWGRTLLNRREQIAATDEKRAVRRLTSFDYLMGIDDASRMGGFRFTKTSGGKFINCEESLRVPPIANVRELMNAAHEIELSEEKHLLPSKKWLAQLLHPGTSLGGARPKTSVIDEDGSLTVAKFPSRKDDYDIAQWEHFCHVMGRKAGLNVAETRTINGEDYHILLSKRFDRNRDGRRIHFASALTLLGLTDGDNASTGYGYTDIADFIIQHGSNVEQNLEEIFRRVAFYIIVGNSDDHFRNHGFLLTRKGWELSPAYDINPTLSDNQSLLINRSTSESNLNILLASAGEYMLSTEKANRIITDVKTTMKSWRTEARRLGLLQRDIDMFAPRFDTRLF